From the genome of Tenrec ecaudatus isolate mTenEca1 chromosome 1, mTenEca1.hap1, whole genome shotgun sequence:
AGAGTAGTCAGAAAAGCCCTGGCTGCTAAAATGACATTTGAGCAGAGACCTGAAGAAAGTGATGGGTGAGCAGATATGCAGCTGGCCAAGGGGAGAAGAGTCTAAACCTAGGGAACAGGGCTCTGaagatgtgtgtttggtgtgaagttcactgtgaccagagaaggtAATCAAGGGTGGAAGTGGAAGGAGATGACGTAGGTGGCGGAGACCTGCCTAGTACGTAGGGCCTTGTTAACTGCAGTAAGGACTTTGAATTTTATTCTGAATGACATGGGGAATAGGGGTTTGAGCAGAATGTTATCATCTGGGCTTATATTTTCATTAAAGCAATTGGTTGTTGTGTGGAGAATCGAGGAAGAAGACAAGGTGGGGGCAGGTGAGTGAAGCCAAAAccagaaaagaaataaaggagaTTTTTGTCTAGGTGGAAGTGATCAAATGAAAGAGAAGTAGTTGGATTCTGTatcatttattttgaaaatttcacttgaaaacaaaaaagaattcagGATAATTCTGTGGCTTGGGACCTGGGCAGTTAGAAGCAAAGAGCTGCCATTTACTGTGCTGGGGAAAGATTGCAGAAGGAGTAAGTTTGTTAAATAGGAAAATAACAAGTTTGATTCTGAAAGTGTTACAAAGCAGGTGTCTGCTAGGTCTCTGGTAAAGAAGTAGATGTATGAGCTCACTGTTTGTGAGGGGCAGATGTGGGAGATCTCGGGGTATGGATGAGCTTTAAAGCCAGGGGAATTAGGTCACCTAAGGAGGAAGGACCTGCTGTTGCGGAAGAGAGCCAGGACTGAGCCCAAGGGCCCTCCACCATTTCGGGATAATGAGCAAGAGCCAGCAAAGGGGACTCAAAAGAAATGGTCAGTGAATTAGGTGATGAGTCAAGGTAAATTTGTGTTCTAGGGACAAAGGAAAGATTTCAGAGCCAGTGTAGCCAACAGGGCCCTGgcaggttcgaaaccaccaactcctctgtgggagaaagatgaggctttctacgccagtAAAGAGtgaccgcctcagaaacccacaggagcatttccaccttgtcctgcagggtcactgtgagtcggaaatgactcagtggcagtgagttttatgtgtgtgtgtgtgtgtgtgtgtgtgtgtgtgtgtgtgtgtgttttaagtcaaCTCTAACAACTGTACCCAGTGCTGCCAAACAGATGAATAAAATGAGGACTAAGAAttacttcatatatatattttaagatgttgctcttttatttaattattacATGAAAGGGGAACTGTATTTCTCCTGTAAATGGAAATGCTTTCTTTGCTGGAAATAGACAAAATTATTAAACCAGAGTGACAGCAATCTCATATGAATACATTTTAGACAGAGACTGTTACATGTTCAGAGAGCTGAGCCCCAAGGCCTGCTGGCGCTTCACTAGTGTGAGCAAGGACCTAGAACCCTGCTATCAAAGAAGAAATGCAGGCTCTTCTGAACTTTCTCACAGTGTCGTACTACTACCCCTAAAATTCATGTGTTGGGCCTTTTACTTCATAAAACTCTGGGGTCTTTCATGCAGGTCTCTGAAACTTGTGTTAATTGTAGAAACCTGGGTGTCAATGGTGCTTTTTCTCCCTCCTCAGGAAGCGTTTTAGATCACAGCTTGGAAAGCCTCATCCACCGCCTTCGAGGCTTGTGTGACAACATGGAACCCGAGGTTTTCCTGGACCATGAGATGGTGTTCCTCCTTAAGGGCCAGCAGGCCAGCCCGTTTGTTCTAAGGGCCCGGCGCTCTATGGATAGGGCAGGGACACCCTGGCACCTGCGCTACCTGGGACAGCCAGAAATGGGAGACAAGAATCGCCACGCCCTGGTACGAAACTGCGTGGACATCGCCACGTCTGAGAACCTCACTGACTTCCTGATGGAAATGGGCTTCCGCATGGACCATGAGTTTGTCGCCAAGGGACACTTGTTCCGTAAGGGCATCATGAAGGTGATGGTGTATAAGATCTTCCGCATCCTGGTGCCAGGAAACACAGACAGCATCGAGGCCTTATCCCTCTCTTACCTTGTGGAGCTAAGTATCGTTGCACCAGCGGGGCAGGACATGGTTTCTGATGACATGAGGAACTTTGCTGAGCAGCTGAAACCTCTGGTCCACCTGGAAAAGATAGACCCCAAACGGCTCATGTGACGAGCAGTCCACCACGGGGGCCTGCTCTGGCATGTTACAAACAAGAAGGCACTTGCCCTCAGCCCTCCAGATGCCCTTCCCTCTGGAGGAAGCACAGTGAGAACTTGGTTCTGGGTCTGTCTTCTTCGTGTGATGATTTCATGTTTGTGACAAGCCTTTTTGTTTGTTAACtctttgtgaattgggtgaaggttcacAATGCAAATCTGTTTCCATTCAGTAATCTGTACacgtttcatgtcattgactgtAGTTCCCACAACTTAACATCACTCATTCCACTTCTACCCTGTGTTTCTCTTTTCTGTTCATCCTTCTCTCCTAACCCTCCCTGCCTCTGGAACTTTGTCCTTAGCGAGATGCTGCCCTTTTCATCCGGAATGGTTGATTGTTCTCAGGAATGcataccttcctaatgtcattgtTCACCTGTCTCAGCCTGCAAGGTGACTAAGAGCCAAGTCTCTGGGGATGACAGCCTTTACCAGTGAAATGCTCAGGATTACGCAAGAATCTTTTACCTCCCACATAAAGAGGTGAAACTGGAATAAatttctttttgggggggggataatTTCGTACTTATTGCCATTTGTATATAAGATTTGAAATGTAGAAGCTGTGAACTTCAGTGGCAATAAAGGCTAAGAAGAGAAGTGTGTGTCATTCTGATTATTACCCCAGTGTTTTTAATTTTGACAGAAAAATAGCTTTTACCTTTCCTAACAGTCATGTAGTCTTTCCTATAGACATAGTCTTGTTTAAAATAGGGACAAGTTTTTCTTTCAACTCTAGCTGTGTTAGGATGGCACATGTGCTtacggaaaggttggtggtttgagtccacccagaggcttctcagaagaaagtctGGGCAATAACACTTCTCAGACGTCAGCCACTGAAGACACTGCAGGATCAGTCAGCCAGGAAGGACAGGTTCCATATGAGCCTGCTGTTATAAAAAGTCAACAAAAAGTGTACATACACAAAgaaatacaagggggtacccccccaaacccAGCATTCCCACCCCACCAAAGCTATGGATTGAAATATTTgttgcaaaacaaccttatcaccttcaaagtactctccattacactgaatacatttgtcaaatctgcaatttcattcttggaaacatttttcaaactcatctttggATGGCTGgtaacacctccct
Proteins encoded in this window:
- the MED18 gene encoding mediator of RNA polymerase II transcription subunit 18, producing MEAPPVTMMPVTGGTINMMEYLLQGSVLDHSLESLIHRLRGLCDNMEPEVFLDHEMVFLLKGQQASPFVLRARRSMDRAGTPWHLRYLGQPEMGDKNRHALVRNCVDIATSENLTDFLMEMGFRMDHEFVAKGHLFRKGIMKVMVYKIFRILVPGNTDSIEALSLSYLVELSIVAPAGQDMVSDDMRNFAEQLKPLVHLEKIDPKRLM